A region of Pyxidicoccus parkwaysis DNA encodes the following proteins:
- a CDS encoding DUF4159 domain-containing protein codes for MSSWRLTRRNLLLGTAALAPLLARRADAFGEKNRFIPAVARHGGRWDARLSGLRRITWELQRRTSVEVVPDARPFALSSSELFEYPFLYMGSDGPFPELTDAEVTNLRRYLTYGGFLLADANDGSDGDGFDASFRREMARVLPQNPLTEVPSSHVVFKSFFMLDAAPGRLLNKPQLTAAMLGKRAAVLYSQNDVAGAWSRSESGDYEFDVSPGGEPQRELAVRLGINICMYALCLDYKDDAVHLPLILNKRR; via the coding sequence ATGTCCTCCTGGCGACTGACGCGTCGAAACCTCCTGCTCGGCACCGCCGCGCTCGCCCCGCTGCTGGCCCGGCGGGCGGACGCTTTCGGAGAGAAGAACCGCTTCATCCCCGCGGTGGCCCGCCACGGCGGCCGCTGGGACGCACGCCTGTCCGGGCTGCGCCGAATCACCTGGGAGCTCCAGCGCCGCACGTCCGTGGAAGTCGTCCCGGACGCGCGCCCCTTCGCGCTCAGCTCGTCGGAGCTCTTCGAGTATCCGTTCCTCTACATGGGCAGCGACGGCCCCTTCCCCGAGCTCACCGACGCGGAAGTCACCAACCTGCGCCGCTACCTCACCTACGGCGGCTTCCTCCTGGCGGACGCCAACGACGGCAGCGACGGTGACGGCTTCGACGCGTCCTTCCGCCGGGAGATGGCGCGGGTGCTGCCGCAGAACCCGCTGACCGAGGTGCCCTCCAGCCACGTGGTGTTCAAGTCCTTCTTCATGCTGGACGCGGCGCCGGGGCGTCTGCTCAACAAGCCCCAGTTGACGGCGGCCATGCTGGGCAAGCGCGCGGCGGTGCTGTACTCGCAGAACGACGTGGCCGGCGCGTGGAGCCGCAGCGAGTCCGGCGACTATGAGTTCGACGTGTCTCCCGGCGGCGAGCCCCAGCGCGAGCTGGCGGTGCGGCTGGGTATCAACATCTGCATGTATGCCCTCTGTCTCGACTACAAGGACGACGCCGTCCACCTGCCGCTCATCCTCAACAAGCGGCGCTGA
- a CDS encoding molecular chaperone DnaJ — MAKGGQTPPEPGAAEVKAAWARKEAGDVAGARKDAERILANNPSPEDRAEAEELLRRTSTPRSLYGFALLGAAVIIVLLVLALSRYA; from the coding sequence ATGGCAAAAGGCGGACAGACGCCTCCCGAGCCCGGGGCCGCGGAGGTGAAGGCCGCCTGGGCCCGGAAGGAAGCGGGCGACGTGGCCGGAGCCCGGAAGGATGCGGAGCGCATCCTGGCGAACAACCCCTCCCCCGAGGACCGGGCGGAGGCGGAGGAGCTGCTCCGGCGCACCTCCACGCCTCGCAGTCTTTACGGCTTCGCCCTGCTGGGCGCCGCCGTCATCATCGTGCTGCTGGTGCTCGCCCTGTCCCGTTACGCATAA
- a CDS encoding glutamine amidotransferase, whose protein sequence is MNSPTFNAWKLVSLSPLPQWVMVLLALGLVLGVALAAWGVRREPSRYRRVLLWLLRVGAGVAALFFLLEPGIRHLQVARMKNRVAVLVDRSASMNFPSEPGGPTRSAQVASYLEKAAPQLAALQDRFTVEMYGFDPELAPVTPASLAKDPARAGTTDLLSAVRAAAGAGQGARKLSGVLLFSDGADNQELKAGVVGRARAALADLNVPVSTFTVGQEALKDLAVEGLKVDDFAFVRNSLTVEVEIHGRGFSGREIPVVLSQEGKTVASKTVRLESSDDVKPVSFTFTPDQTGRFVYTVTVPTFQDEAVADNNTRSFTLKVIRDRVRVLLVVGRPSWDERYLRGLLRQDANVDLVSFYILRTLSDDPGVSSERELSLIPFPMEEIFDTKLDTFDVVIFQNFGHADPSLSIAEYERNLERYIHNGGAFVMIGGDSVLGEGRATMPTLMEALPVAAAGPANPEPFKARLTPEGLRHPVTAIGTGAASTEAAWAELPAIPGANLTTARPGATVLMDVPHMTADGKNAPLVAVWDYGRGRALVMATDASWYWAFEAHKDGSPNRAYDRFWGNALRWLVRDPDLTTLKVTADPPSVEPGKPVGVVVQARMADYQPAVDAQVRVELFSVATQKPVAVQTGTTGADGVVRLEFAPPEPGPYKLLASAKKGETDLGSGEDAVAVRAVGPELSDASVRPELMEAIAKTTGGKAYKLPQDGLPDVPLLDPPVVEVGRAKDQPLWDRWYYLVALVALLGAEWFARRRFGYV, encoded by the coding sequence ATGAACTCGCCCACCTTCAACGCCTGGAAGCTCGTCAGCCTCTCACCGCTCCCGCAGTGGGTCATGGTGCTGCTCGCCCTCGGACTGGTGCTGGGCGTGGCGCTGGCCGCCTGGGGCGTGCGCCGCGAGCCCTCGCGCTACCGCCGCGTCCTCCTCTGGCTGCTCCGCGTGGGCGCTGGCGTGGCCGCGCTCTTCTTCCTGCTGGAGCCCGGCATCCGTCACCTGCAGGTGGCGCGGATGAAGAACCGCGTCGCCGTGCTGGTGGACCGCTCCGCGTCCATGAACTTCCCCTCCGAGCCCGGCGGCCCCACGCGCAGCGCGCAGGTGGCCTCCTACCTGGAGAAGGCCGCGCCGCAACTGGCCGCGCTGCAGGACCGCTTCACGGTGGAGATGTACGGCTTCGACCCGGAACTGGCGCCGGTGACGCCCGCGTCGCTCGCCAAGGACCCGGCGCGCGCGGGCACCACGGATTTGCTCTCCGCGGTGCGTGCGGCGGCGGGAGCGGGGCAGGGGGCTCGCAAGCTGTCGGGCGTGCTGCTGTTCAGCGACGGCGCGGACAACCAGGAGCTGAAGGCGGGCGTGGTGGGCCGGGCGCGCGCGGCGCTGGCGGACCTGAATGTCCCCGTGTCCACCTTCACCGTGGGGCAGGAGGCGCTGAAGGACCTCGCGGTGGAGGGATTGAAGGTGGATGACTTCGCCTTCGTGCGCAACTCGCTCACCGTGGAGGTGGAGATTCACGGCCGCGGCTTCAGCGGGCGCGAGATTCCGGTGGTGCTCAGCCAGGAAGGCAAGACGGTGGCGAGCAAGACGGTGCGCCTGGAGTCCTCGGACGACGTGAAGCCGGTGTCCTTCACCTTCACGCCGGACCAGACGGGGCGCTTCGTCTACACGGTGACGGTGCCCACCTTCCAGGACGAGGCGGTGGCGGACAACAACACGCGCTCCTTCACGCTGAAGGTGATTCGGGACCGCGTGCGCGTGCTGCTCGTGGTGGGCCGGCCCTCGTGGGACGAGCGCTACCTGCGCGGCCTCTTGCGCCAGGACGCCAACGTGGACCTGGTGTCCTTCTACATCCTCCGCACGCTGTCGGACGACCCGGGCGTGTCGAGCGAGCGCGAGCTGTCGCTGATTCCCTTCCCCATGGAGGAGATTTTCGACACGAAGCTGGACACCTTCGACGTCGTCATCTTCCAGAACTTCGGGCACGCGGACCCGTCGCTTTCCATCGCGGAGTACGAGCGCAACCTGGAGCGCTACATCCACAACGGCGGCGCCTTCGTGATGATTGGCGGCGACAGCGTGCTGGGCGAGGGCCGCGCGACGATGCCCACGCTGATGGAGGCGCTGCCCGTGGCCGCCGCCGGGCCCGCCAACCCGGAGCCCTTCAAGGCGCGCCTGACGCCCGAGGGCCTGCGCCACCCGGTGACGGCCATTGGCACCGGCGCGGCGAGCACCGAGGCCGCGTGGGCCGAGCTGCCGGCCATTCCCGGCGCCAACCTGACGACGGCGCGCCCCGGGGCCACGGTGCTGATGGATGTGCCGCACATGACGGCGGACGGGAAGAACGCGCCGCTGGTGGCGGTGTGGGATTACGGCCGGGGCCGCGCTCTGGTGATGGCGACGGACGCGTCCTGGTACTGGGCCTTCGAGGCGCACAAGGACGGCTCGCCGAACCGCGCGTATGACCGCTTCTGGGGCAACGCGCTGCGGTGGCTGGTGAGGGACCCGGACCTGACGACGCTGAAGGTGACGGCGGACCCGCCGTCGGTGGAGCCCGGCAAGCCCGTGGGCGTCGTGGTGCAGGCGCGCATGGCGGACTACCAGCCCGCGGTCGACGCGCAGGTGCGGGTGGAGCTCTTCTCCGTGGCCACGCAGAAGCCCGTGGCGGTGCAGACGGGCACGACGGGCGCGGATGGCGTGGTGCGGCTGGAGTTCGCGCCGCCCGAGCCGGGGCCGTACAAGCTGCTGGCCTCGGCGAAGAAGGGTGAGACGGATTTGGGCTCGGGCGAGGACGCGGTGGCGGTGCGCGCCGTGGGGCCGGAGCTGTCGGATGCCTCGGTGCGGCCGGAGCTCATGGAAGCGATTGCGAAGACCACGGGCGGCAAGGCGTACAAGCTGCCGCAGGATGGTCTGCCGGATGTGCCGCTCCTGGACCCGCCGGTGGTGGAGGTGGGCCGCGCGAAGGACCAGCCGCTGTGGGACCGCTGGTACTACCTGGTGGCGCTGGTTGCGCTGCTCGGCGCGGAGTGGTTCGCGCGGCGCCGCTTCGGGTACGTGTGA